A genomic segment from Peribacillus sp. ACCC06369 encodes:
- a CDS encoding IS110 family transposase, whose amino-acid sequence MNYNQNHKISQITSETLIVGVDIAKHNHVARAQDFRGLELGKTCFFENTKAGFHSFLDWINQLVKGYNLNQVIVGMEPTGHYWLNLAHLLKENNIKFVSVNPLHVKRSKELDDNSPTKNDVKDAKVIAQLVKDGRYAEPTIPQGIYAELRVAKKLRDLLNVDLQVVHGQVHNWLDRYFPEFLTVFKSWEGKTAIHFLKLEALPHELVKYTDEELLLS is encoded by the coding sequence ATGAATTATAACCAAAATCACAAAATCTCTCAAATTACTTCTGAAACCTTAATAGTCGGAGTAGATATCGCCAAGCACAATCATGTCGCGAGAGCACAGGATTTTAGAGGATTGGAACTGGGTAAAACGTGTTTTTTTGAAAATACGAAAGCAGGATTTCATTCGTTTCTAGATTGGATTAACCAACTTGTTAAAGGGTATAATCTAAATCAAGTGATTGTAGGCATGGAGCCAACCGGTCACTACTGGTTAAATCTAGCTCATCTTCTAAAAGAGAATAATATTAAGTTCGTATCTGTCAATCCACTACATGTTAAACGAAGTAAAGAATTAGACGATAATTCACCTACAAAGAATGACGTGAAAGATGCAAAAGTCATCGCACAGTTAGTCAAAGACGGAAGATACGCCGAACCGACAATTCCACAAGGAATTTATGCAGAACTCCGAGTGGCAAAAAAACTTCGCGATCTTCTCAACGTTGATTTACAGGTCGTTCACGGACAAGTTCATAACTGGCTTGATCGTTACTTTCCCGAATTTTTGACGGTGTTCAAAAGTTGGGAAGGCAAGACAGCTATTCATTTTCTAAAGCTAGAAGCCTTGCCACATGAACTTGTAAAGTA